The proteins below are encoded in one region of Leishmania mexicana MHOM/GT/2001/U1103 complete genome, chromosome 27:
- a CDS encoding putative endo/exonuclease Mre11 translates to MSESTFKILLTTDNHLGFAERDPRRGDDSFTTFEEVLRAARTEHDVDAMLLGGDLFHENKPSLGCLVRACSLFRKYVFGNKAVPFSLLSDPATNFPTHALPMANFQDPNINVALPVFAVHGNHDDPVGGTSSLDLLATNGYLNYFGHVTSLEDIILEPVLLRKGSTFIALYGLGNVRDERLHRCFRLKKVQFVYPKPVPGRKWFHILLLHQNRGVRGVASKNGIMEGMLAGFGMDLVIWGNEHEQLMVPQPADGFDVVQPGSTIMTSLSAQECNPKQYGILEVRGTSYRLTPYTLRSVRPVVRRTVELRQDLPDGRTLDAVETFLHSVMSDMISEAEEHVSHIPDDVLAFHPNLKYPLIRLAVDFTDVTSAPYPQPNFNRFGQQYMDVVANPGELLRPVKPKLERRPGGGALGTALGSGGVAANGLIVLAAPQLNTLDIRVKVADVFNHNTKNACTLLSEAELSAAVYAFAEKGERDAIDERLMELLHTSQKSVWRRLGNGANDSILKPDRVAEEIATHKRHVNERYARTAQLEEAQQQQQMDDAEENEDDGVGSEREGRGGTASPSLYQAGCRRELDAFEMMRAAAPPADLATRDSGSGSEAHFHGSFAQTSVSRLVQHAIQQGNENGVDEAAGAPGQRARRCGGALVEAGAGGDGQDDESEELPDDGLDRMPIDSVIAQAVQQVYPPSKRARSAHARDVEAVLTGDKGSSCGVGGDDPHDASTVHVFDGADDDDSRVCGVSRHGRARNEAADAGKTPAPAKKQQRTNIARRGGGGASAAARPGSLSASNAGSLNAASATAAGAGPTLTFVAHQGVSAVLPPSSRPATVTSSGGAGTSKGAMVNLLSKWTGGSQQRQ, encoded by the coding sequence ATGTCTGAGAGCACCTTCAAGATTCTTCTCACGACCGACAACCACCTCGGCTTCGCTGAGCGCGATCCCAGACGAGGCGATGACAGCTTCACCACCttcgaggaggtgctgcgtgcCGCACGCACTGAGCACGACGTGGACGCCATGCTCCTCGGTGGCGACCTTTTCCACGAAAACAAACCCAGTCTCGGTTGCCTCGTCCGCGCCTGCTCTCTCTTCCGCAAGTACGTCTTCGGCAACAAGGCCGTGCCCTTCTCGCTGCTCAGCGACCCGGCGACAAACTTCccgacgcacgcgctgccCATGGCTAACTTCCAGGACCCCAACATCAACGTCGCGCTGCCCGTGTTTGCGGTTCACGGTAACCACGACGATCCCGTCGGCGGCACCTCGTCGCTCGACCTGCTCGCAACCAACGGCTACCTCAACTACTTTGGCCATGTCACCTCCCTCGAGGACATCATCCTcgagccggtgctgctgcgcaagggAAGCACCTTCATCGCCCTCTACGGCCTCGGTAACGTGCGCGACGAGCGACTGCATCGCTGCTTCCGGCTGAAGAAGGTTCAGTTCGTTTACCCGAAGCCGGTGCCTGGCCGCAAGTGGTTTCAcatcctgctgctgcatcagaaccgcggcgtgcgtggcgtggcGAGCAAAAACGGTATCATGGAGGGAATGCTCGCCGGCTTCGGCATGGACCTCGTGATCTGGGGCAacgagcacgagcagctcatggtgccgcagccggcAGACGGCTTTGACGTGGTGCAGCCAGGCAGCACTATCATGACATCCCTCTCCGCGCAGGAGTGTAACCCAAAGCAGTACGGCATCCTCGAAGTACGCGGCACATCGTACCGGCTCACTCCAtacacgctgcgcagcgtgcgTCCAGTCGTGCGACGCACGGTAGAGCTTCGGCAGGACCTGCCGGACGGCCGAACGCTTGACGCGGTGGAGACCTTTCTGCACAGCGTGATGAGCGATATGATCagcgaggccgaggagcACGTGAGCCACATCCCCGATGACGTTCTCGCGTTCCATCCCAACTTGAAATACCCACTCATTCGCTTGGCTGTGGACTTCACCGATGTTACGTCTGCGCCGTACCCGCAGCCGAACTTCAACCGCTTTGGTCAGCAGTACATGGATGTCGTCGCGAACCCAGGCGAGCTGTTGCGGCCGGTAAAACCAAAACTGGAGCGGCGAcctggtggcggtgctctgGGCACGGCCCTCGGGTCTGGTGGTGTTGCTGCGAACGGCCTCATCGTCctggcagcgccgcaacTCAACACGCTCGACATCCGAGTGAAGGTCGCCGACGTCTTCAACCACAACACGAAGAACGCGTGCACGCTCCTCTCCGAGGCGGAGCTGAGCGCCGCTGTCTACGCCTTCGCCGAAAAAGGCGAGCGGGACGCGATCGATGAACGGctgatggagctgctgcacacctcGCAGAAGTCGGTGTGGCGCCGGCTAGGGAACGGCGCGAACGACTCCATCTTGAAGCCGGACCGCGTTGCGGAGGAGATTGCCACGCACAAGCGTCACGTCAACGAGCGCTACGCGCGGACTGctcagctggaggaggcgcaacagcagcagcagatggaCGACGCTGAAGAAAATGAAGACGACGGCGTCGGTAGTGAGCGAGAAGGTCGAGGTGGCACTGCTTCGCCATCGCTGTATCAAGCAGGGTGCAGGCGTGAGCTCGATGCCTTCGAGAtgatgcgcgccgccgctcctcccgCAGACCTCGCCACCAgagacagcggcagcggtagtGAAGCCCATTTCCATGGCAGTTTTGCGCAAACGTCCGTCTCGCGACTGGTTCAACATGCCATTCAACAAGGAAACGAGAATGGCGTGGACGAAGCGGCGGGCGCACCGGGCCAGCGAGCTCGtcggtgcggcggtgccctCGTCGaggccggcgccggcggggACGGTCAGGACGATGAGAGCGAGGAGCTTCCTGATGACGGGCTTGATCGAATGCCGATTGACAGCGTGATTGcacaggcggtgcagcaggtgtACCCGCCCTCAAAGCGAGCGCGAAGTGCTCACGCTCGCGATGTGGAGGCCGTCTTGACGGGCGACAAAGGCTCGAGCTGTGGCGTCGGTGGTGATGATCCCCATGATGCCAGCACCGTACACGTTTTCGACGGAGCCGACGATGATGACAGCAGGGTGTGCGGCGTCTCTAGGCACGGCCGCGCTCGCAATGAAGCAGCTGATGCCGGGAAGACTCCTGCCCCCGCtaagaagcagcagcgcaccaacatcgcgcgacgcggcggcggcggtgccagtgctgcagctcgcccAGGCTCACTATCAGCATCTAACGCGGGCTCACTGaacgcggcgtcggcgacggcagctggcgcaggccCTACGCTGACCTTCGTCGCGCATCAGGGAGTttcggcggtgctgccaccTAGCAGCAGACCGGCCACGgtcaccagcagcggcggcgccggcacgTCGAAGGGGGCCATGGTGAATCTTCTGTCCAAATGGACAGGTGGatctcagcagcggcaatAG
- a CDS encoding paraflagellar rod protein-like protein produces the protein MTATVSLFERNKRFYLEEESKLQAIVSGDQFLRTFQSWLDQSISQLDFRYERCEQQLSELQQHVTAPKGAFWNSKAVIEHCNLHMAERRLVRRNIELDGDQHAELPAVIQLVSTLQQTKSRAFITPKQRRFIEECEAELKSVVFEPRDLVFITNALQTKLIDEGNTHGVFGDLTVFQTTIEELSPDIDQCEQLLEASIANGEMGLAEDISKRQLDVYEHILRLITDQYPVISNYYAESRNSERRRRWAVFRMVDRDITAVIEAKHRQIEACEEDMLKIQEQMANYNSDDAQQRKRYEADRAESDEFLQQNKEKQQGVWNRIFTLFQDLQTCSSELATLAQQRHKEVERRLEMEEREAGRRSGHESFLQAAAEHAQKLQDTIDNAAAARDVATSLNDFALDGCDNIAAKYDKQQSALGEMLRVVQQHHFKRFSDYYIAASRYLYRKERRVEHMDEEMRANNMHREILSDTFDPHAKVYVEADQRLALQRHEVAEEVMRIRHKLERAERAVTPTLRSLDFAGIAYVHPRIIVEKMNLSRWSTILDYRTLINSESDGAATVVRETAAIKKLRSDIEAQKLSTRNQHRHQQRLCNARKVADMTSSRTRGSVQRAGDAADIKPTVTGTSSVKSSALGFVERVHAMVQQDSTRSGNVSGTNISSSSKGMASGAVTSPHTSRPVAYSTTNAVKSDGSVIHTSAATAVAAVSAAPAAPPPTHMEGTTFQALFAYRARAPDELTFEAGQQIVCISRAPEEGWFKGVCNQRTGLFPINYVQPVRESPEAP, from the coding sequence ATGACCGCCACCGTATCACTCTTCGAGCGCAACAAGCGTTTCTACCTCGAGGAAGAGTCGAAGCTGCAGGCTATCGTGAGCGGTGACCAGTTCCTCCGCACGTTCCAGTCATGGCTCGATCAGAGCATCTCGCAGCTGGACTTCCGGTACGAGCGATGCGAGCAGCAGTTAtcggagctgcagcagcacgtgaCGGCGCCGAAAGGCGCCTTCTGGAACAGCAAGGCTGTCATTGAGCACTGCAACTTGCACATGGCGGAGCGCCGGCTTGTGCGCCGCAACATTGAGCTGGACGGGGATCAGCACGCagagctgccggcggtgatTCAGCTCGTGTCGACGTTGCAGCAGACCAAGTCGCGCGCCTTCATCACCCcaaagcagcgccgcttcatCGAGGAGtgcgaggcggagctgaaGTCTGTCGTCTTCGAGCCACGTGACCTCGTCTTCATCACCAACGCGCTGCAGACGAAACTCATCGACGAGGGCAATACGCATGGCGTCTTTGGCGACCTGACCGTGTTTCAGACCACGATTGAGGAGCTCTCGCCGGATATCGATCAgtgcgagcagctgctggaggcgagCATCGCGAATGGTGAGATGGGCCTCGCCGAGGACATCTCGAAGCGCCAGCTGGACGTGTATGAGCACATTTTGCGCCTCATCACGGACCAGTACCCGGTCATCTCTAACTACTACGCCGAGTCGCGCAACAGCgagcgtcggcggcgctgggcaGTGTTCCGCATGGTGGACCGCGATATCACCGCCGTCATCGAGGCGAAGCACCGCCAGATCGAAGCCTGCGAGGAGGACATGCTCAAAATACAGGAGCAGATGGCGAACTACAACTCCGatgacgcgcagcagcgcaagcgcTATGAGGCCGACCGCGCCGAGTCCGACGAGTTCCTGCAGCAGaacaaggagaagcagcaaGGCGTGTGGAACCGCATCTTCACCCTCTTTCAGGATCTGCAGACGTGCTCGAGTGAGCTGGCGActctggcgcagcagcggcacaaggaggtggagcggcggctcgagatggaggagcgcgaggcggggcggcggagcgggcACGAGAGCTTCCTgcaggccgccgcggagCATGCGCAGAAGCTGCAGGACACCATCGACaatgccgctgccgcgcgtgaCGTCGCGACATCGCTCAACGACTTTGCGCTGGACGGCTGCGACAACATTGCTGCCAAGTATGACAAACAGCAGAGCGCGCTCGGGGAGATGCTGCGGgtcgtgcagcagcaccattTTAAACGCTTCTCCGACTACTACATCGCCGCCAGCCGCTACCTCTACCGCAAGGAGAGACGGGTAGAGCACATGGACGAGGAAATGCGGGCGAACAACATGCACCGCGAGATCCTCTCCGACACATTCGATCCGCACGCGAAGGTGTATGTGGAGGCGGACCAgcggctggcgctgcagcggcacgaggtggcggaggaaGTGATGCGCATCCGGCACAAGCTAGAGCGGGCAGAGCGGGCCGTCACACCGACCTTGAGATCGCTCGACTTTGCTGGCATCGCGTACGTGCACCCTCGCATTATTGTAGAGAAGATGAACCTCAGTCGCTGGAGCACCATCCTAGACTACCGCACCCTCATCAACTCGGAGAGCGACGGTGCAGCGACGGTTGTGCGCGAGACGGCCGCGATCAAGAAGCTGCGGAGCGATATAGAGGCGCAGAAGCTGTCGACGCGCAACCAACAtcgacaccagcagcggctgtgcAATGCGCGGAAAGTTGCCGACATGACATCCTCAAGGACGCGCGGGTCGGTGCAACGCGCTGGTGATGCTGCGGACATCAAGCCGACCGTAACAGGCACATCATCAGTCAAGTCATCGGCACTGGGCTTCGTTGAGCGCGTGCACGCTATGGTTCAGCAGGACAGTACGCGCTCTGGCAACGTCAGTGGTACAAACATATCGTCGTCCTCGAAGGGCATGGCAAGCGGTGCGGTCACCTCGCCTCACACTTCGCGGCCGGTAGCATATTCGACGACGAACGCGGTGAAGAGCGATGGCTCCGTCATCCACACGAGCGCCGCTACTGCCGTCGCGGCCGTATctgctgcccctgctgcgccaccgccgacgcatATGGAAGGGACGACGTTCCAGGCGCTCTTCGCCTACCGCGCCCGCGCGCCGGATGAGCTGACCTTTGAGGCCGGGCAACAAATCGTGTGCATCAGCCGCGCGCCGGAGGAGGGTTGGTTTAAAGGCGTGTGTAACCAGCGCACCGGACTGTTCCCGATCAACTACGTCCAGCCTGTGCGTGAGTCACCCGAAGCACCGTGA
- a CDS encoding putative trypanothione synthetase, with protein MASLQRASVSFNRPGHIPFGAVQGYAPGGIPAYSNKHDHYFSGERSVEDNIFFGFKYQCVEFARRWLLARKGLVLPDVNWACHVFQLKEVRDAATAESFAVLPVRNGAEAKPEADALLVYPSTDTNPVGHVGAITEVGDDYVCVADQNYRFHKWESSYAYKLKLHHRDGIWTIIDDIDADEIEIPLGWVTFPGRENRPEGAPPVALHPSLHFNEPPKPYLLRRNFVPTESKANWLDMNNPAERLFVEEFGMDVSRTRLEEKVVSYYESNHEFHLRCVAYGTQLHAIFMEATAQVIESDEKLRLFSIPEEFWPRIRHSWRYQQTYISGRFDFAFNNETGEVKCFEYNADSASTLLECGRIQQKWAESVGLDKQGTRGSGFAVERNLKRAWANSGVTGRVHFCVDEEKEEQYTALYCMQAAEAVGLEGKLCILFDEFRFDDNGHIVDSDGVRVRHVWKTWMWESAITDYYAAREERGENWKPSPKDKVRLCDLLLGDDWEILYFEPMWKVIPSNKAILPMIYHNHPEHPAILKAEYELTDELRKCGYAKKPIVGRVGSNVTITSGDGAVHAESGGNYGTRNMIYQQLFELKKQDDYYAIIGGWMIGDAFSGTGVREDKSVITGVDSPFAAIRIKMDKLPHPVTHKDIDKMAEDE; from the coding sequence ATGGCGTCTCTGCAGCGCGCGTCTGTGAGCTTTAATAGGCCGGGCCACATTCCGTTTGGCGCTGTGCAGGGATACGCCCCGGGTGGCATCCCGGCGTACAGTAACAAGCATGATCACTACTTCTCCGGCGAGCGCAGTGTGGAGGACAACATCTTCTTCGGCTTCAAGTACCAGTGCGTCGAGTTTGCGCGCCGCTGGCTTCTGGCGCGCAAGGGGCTGGTGCTGCCCGATGTGAACTGGGCCTGCCACGTTTTCCAATTGAAGGAGGTGAGggacgccgccacggcggagAGCTTCGCGGTATTGCCAGTGCGCAACGGTGCTGAGGCGAAGCCGGAGGCCGACGCGCTTCTCGTCTACCCCTCCACCGATACAAATCCCGTTGGCCACGTCGGCGCCATCACCGAGGTGGGCGATGACTACGTATGTGTCGCGGATCAGAACTACCGCTTCCACAAGTGGGAGTCCTCCTACGCGTACAAACTGAAGCTTCATCACAGGGACGGCATCTGGACCATCATCGATGACATTGACGCGGACGAAATCGAGATCCCGCTTGGATGGGTGACGTTTCCTGGCCGCGAGAACCGGCCGGAAGgggcgccgccggtggcgctgcatCCGTCACTGCACTTTAATGAGCCGCCAAAACCGTATCTGCTGCGCCGTAACTTTGTGCCGACGGAGTCCAAGGCGAACTGGCTCGACATGAACAACCCGGCGGAGCGGCTATTCGTAGAGGAGTTTGGCATGGATGTCAGCCGTACCCGGCTGGAGGAGAAGGTCGTCAGCTACTACGAGTCAAATCACGAGTTCCATCTGCGGTGCGTCGCGTACGGaacgcagctgcacgccatCTTCATGGAGGCAACCGCGCAGGTGATCGAGAGCGATGAGAAGCTCCGACTCTTTTCCATTCCTGAGGAGTTCTGGCCCCGCATCCGCCACTCGTGGAGGTACCAGCAGACGTACATTTCTGGTCGCTTCGACTTCGCCTTCAACAACGAGACGGGCGAGGTCAAATGCTTCGAGTACAACGCCGACAGCGCGTCGACGCTGCTAGAGTGCGGCCGCATTCAGCAAAAGTGGGCCGAGTCGGTGGGGCTAGACAAGCAGGGCACGCGCGGCTCCGGCTTCGCGGTGGAGCGCAACCTCAAGAGGGCGTGGGCCAACAGTGGGGTGACTGGCCGCGTTCACTTCTGCGTGGATgaggagaaggaagagcAGTACACGGCCCTCTACTGCATGCAGGCCGCTGAGGCGGTCGGGTTGGAGGGCAAGCTGTGCATCTTGTTTGATGAGTTCCGCTTTGATGATAATGGCCACATTGTCGATagcgacggcgtgcgcgtgcgccatgTGTGGAAGACGTGGATGTGGGAGTCGGCCATCACGGACTATTACGCCGCCCGGGAGGAGCGGGGCGAGAACTGGAAGCCGTCCCCGAAGGACAAggtgcgcctgtgcgacTTGCTCCTCGGCGATGACTGGGAAATTCTCTACTTCGAGCCGATGTGGAAGGTCATTCCGAGCAACAAGGCTATCCTGCCCATGATCTACCACAACCACCCCGAACACCCCGCCATCTTGAAGGCGGAGTATGAGTTGACTGACGAGCTGCGCAAGTGCGGGTACGCCAAGAAGCCGATTGTCGGCCGCGTGGGCAGCAACGTGACCATCACctccggcgacggcgcggtgCACGCTGAGTCCGGTGGCAACTATGGAACGCGCAACATGATTTACCAGCAACTGTTTGAGCTGAAGAAGCAGGATGACTACTACGCCATCATTGGCGGCTGGATGATCGGCGACGCCttcagcggcaccggcgtccGCGAGGACAAGTCAGTCATCACCGGCGTCGACAGCCCCTTCGCCGCCATTCGCATCAAGATGGACAAACTCCCACACCCCGTGACGCACAAGGATATCGACAAGATGGCCGAGGACGAGTAG